One segment of Castanea sativa cultivar Marrone di Chiusa Pesio chromosome 3, ASM4071231v1 DNA contains the following:
- the LOC142628210 gene encoding uncharacterized protein LOC142628210 produces the protein MPPSPALRYSPGREMRASNHKRGRSLESGLLFREKDDDLALFNEMQTKEKESFLLQSSDDIEDTLSTKLRQFSDFKLGITIPVRGESSDLLNAEEEKNDYDWLLTPPDTPLFPSLDDEPQAVTTAPRGRPRSQPISISRSSTMEKSYRSSRGSPSPNRLSSSPRSGNSTFQSRGRTSPTPHSSPPPGVRNATPSRRPSTPPSKPSTPAPRSSTPTPRRMSTGSSGAIASPGIRGTSPIKTSRGNSASPKIRAWQANIPGFSSDAPPNLRTSLADRPASYVRGSSPASRNGRESTSKFNRQSMSPTAPRSISSSHSHDRDRFSSHSKGSVASSGDDDVDSLQSLPVGSLDRATSRRVSALSNNRTLAFSKKPARIVSSTSAPKKSFDSAFRPMDNRKSPQNMFRPLLSSVPSTTFYVGKASSTHRSLISRNSSVTTSSNASSDQGTNAALDTEGSDHNQDDAASESGKVAYPDVHEEVFAFDKMDVVNKDVGHEMHNVSLHLQHGDFDKGPAVEYDHAENSIHHGVVMEILATSEVSQVKAESSDVFILENMALCLKCGSRYVADEVESDIKLCPECCTKDKLLSVIIPDTTITVAENSPVMSMTFSEEEKPSDEMEPLMVVPEFPHITSVGEPKVSQGEENAEQGRTFWSEQNQNYSQESARSLVEEAEHRHANQQEMGQSIVDYSMTDDGTGGQQLHHFNDYPNLEVDFSEGTGISILLKRSSSSKGPVIRGRTFTASTIPYDDLSYARDSANSMRSSIGHSSFSASSSIDFSSSRQTETRVQRQLSSRKLDMENYRFDISTKPQSTGSSLSGFSNHVRQGSGLASSTLTEENFEVSLANVERDVEIRTASEEQVLMSEYAEADVTCKSLTRTPAVQNDNFECNNGNRTIDAFTSELLSCVVGVQLEDGSVALLPNYEDRAVYENGENFPDNACVMDMEASIRTSKSSFGEELTMLNNSIDGVDVLQIISHSSLVTMPELETEKCCQSTPGSQIDDASQILKSTKGELQDCSIPSSSEGDLIAPVSDHNTSNHADGIIEESKVMVECQGGSKARSLTLDEATDTILFCSSIVHDLACQAAAIVMEKESSVPLEGSRPTVTILGKSISDRKVPRGRTATKRTSRAQKARQRQVETDAKIPSNKTQNDENVDESLPHIVGLPNKVDSMKPPPPPKLESKCNCTIM, from the exons ATGCCTCCGTCTCCGGCACTGAGATACTCTCCGGGGAGAGAGATGAGAGCTAGCAACCACAAGCGAGGGCGGAGTTTGGAGAGCGGATTGTTGTTCAGGGAGAAAGACGATGATCTTGCTTTGTTCAACGAAATGCAgaccaaagaaaaagagagtttcTTGCTTCAGTCCTCCGATGACATTGAAGACACACTTT CTACAAAGTTAAGacaattttcagattttaagctTGGAATAACCATTCCAGTTCGAGGAGAGAGTAGTGACCTGCTTAATGCTGAGGAGGAGAAGAATGACTACGATTG GTTATTAACTCCTCCTGATACCCCATTGTTTCCTTCATTGGACGATGAGCCACAAGCAGTTACTACTGCACCCAGGGGCCGACCACGGAGTCAACCTATTTCAATATCAAGATCTTCCACG ATGGAGAAGAGTTACAGAAGTAGTAGGGGTAGTCCCAGTCCAAATCGCTTAAGCTCATCTCCTCGGTCTGGGAATAGCACCTTCCAGTCGAGGGGAAGGACCTCACCAACACCCCATTCCAGTCCACCTCCAGGTGTACGGAATGCTACTCCATCACGGAGACCATCTACTCCTCCAAGTAAACCCTCAACACCTGCTCCAAGGTCTTCTACTCCGACTCCCCGGAGGATGAGCACTGGGTCCAGTGGTGCCATAGCCTCACCAGGGATTAGGGGAACTTCCCCTATAAAGACAAGTCGGGGGAACTCTGCTTCACCAAAAATAAGGGCATGGCAAGCAAATATTCCAGGTTTCTCCTCTGATGCACCTCCCAATCTTCGTACTTCTCTGGCTGATCGACCAGCATCGTATGTGAGGGGTTCCTCACCAGCATCCAGAAATGGTAGGGAATCTACCTCAAAATTCAACAGGCAGTCAATGTCTCCAACAGCTCCTAGAAGCATCAGTTCATCTCATAGTCATGACCGAGACAGATTTAGCTCTCACAGCAAAGGTTCTGTGGCATCATCTGGTGATGATGATGTAGACTCTCTACAATCCCTTCCTGTGGGTAGTTTAGACCGAGCAACTTCAAGGAGAGTCAGTGCATTATCAAATAACCGGACTTTGGCCTTTTCAAAGAAACCAGCTAGAATAGTGTCCTCAACATCTGCTCCCAAAAAATCATTTGACTCTGCCTTTCGACCgatg GATAATAGGAAAAGTCCTCAAAATATGTTCAGGCCACTCCTATCTAGTGTCCCCAGTACCACCTTTTATGTTGGAAAAGCAAGCTCTACACATCGTTCTTTGATATCTAGGAATTCCTCTGTTACAACAAGCAGCAATGCAAGTTCTGATCAAGGTACGAATGCTGCACTTGATACTGAAGGTAGTGACCACAACCAGGATGATGCGGCAAGTGAAAGTGGGAAAGTTGCATATCCTGATGTTCATGAAGAAGTGTTTGCCTTTGATAAGATGGATGTAGTAAATAAGGACGTTGGGCATGAAATGCATAATGTGTCACTTCACCTACAGCACGGTGACTTTGATAAAGGCCCTGCAGTTGAGTATGATCATGCTGAAAACTCTATTCACCATGGTGTTGTGATGGAAATCCTTGCAACTTCCGAAGTTTCTCAAGTCAAGGCTGAATCTTCCGATGTTTTTATTCTTGAAAATATGGCACTTTGTTTAAAGTGTGGTTCTAGATATGTTGCTGATGAAGTGGAATCAGACATTAAACTTTGTCCAGAATGCTGTACGAAAGACAAACTTTTGAGTGTCATAATTCCAGATACAACAATTACTGTTGCTGAAAACTCGCCGGTGATGTCCATGACATTTTCTGAAGAAGAAAAACCTTCTGATGAGATGGAGCCCCTGATGGTTGTACCTGAATTTCCACACATCACTTCTGTGGGTGAACCAAAGGTTTCCCAGGGTGAAGAGAATGCTGAGCAAGGCCGGACTTTCTGGAGTGAACAAAACCAGAATTACTCACAAGAATCTGCGAGGTCATTGGTAGAGGAAGCTGAGCATAGACATGCCAATCAGCAAGAGATGGGCCAATCAATTGTTGATTACAGCATGACTGATGATGGCACTGGAGGTCAGCAATTGCATCACTTTAATGACTATCCAAATTTGGAGGTTGACTTTTCAGAAGGTACAGGCATCTCCATACTGCTGAAGAGGTCAAGCAGTAGCAAAGGGCCTGTTATTCGGGGAAGGACATTTACCGCTTCTACGATACCTTATGATGATTTGTCTTATGCAAGAGACAGTGCAAACAGTATGAGAAGCTCCATTGGGCATAGCAGTTTCTCAGCATCATCCTCTATTGATTTCAGCTCTTCTAGACAAACAGAAACTCGTGTACAACGGCAATTAAGTAGCAGGAAATTGGACATGGAGAACTACAGATTTGACATTAGCACCAAACCTCAAAGCACCGGGTCGTCTTTGTCTGGATTTTCAAACCATGTTCGCCAAGGGTCAGGTCTTGCATCGAGCACACTTACAGAAGAGAACTTTGAGGTTTCTCTTGCCAATGTGGAACGTGATGTGGAAATACGTACTGCTTCTGAGGAACAAGTGCTAATGTCAGAATATGCAGAAGCAGATGTTACTTGTAAATCTTTAACCAGGACTCCTGCTGTTCAGAATGATAATTTTGAATGTAACAATGGTAATAGAACCATTGATGCTTTCACCTCGGAATTGTTGAGTTGTGTAGTCGGTGTTCAGCTAGAGGACGGTTCAGTAGCATTGCTTCCAAATTATGAAGATCGTGCTGTTTATGAAAATGGCGAAAACTTCCCAGACAATGCTTGTGTCATGGATATGGAAGCATCTATTAGAACTTCAAAGTCCTCTTTTGGTGAGGAGCTTACCATGCTGAATAACAGTATTGATGGAGTGGATGTCCTACAGATTATTTCTCACAGTTCTTTGGTTACTATGCCagaattagaaactgaaaaatGCTGTCAGAGCACCCCTGGTTCACAGATTGATGATGCTTCTCAGATATTGAAGAGCACCAAGGGTGAATTGCAGGACTGTTCGATTCCAAGCTCTTCAGAGGGGGATTTGATTGCTCCTGTTTCAGATCATAACACCTCCAATCATGCAGATGGCATCATTG aGGAATCAAAAGTAATGGTAGAGTGTCAGGGTGGAAGTAAAGCAAGAAGTCTTACACTTGATGAGGCGACGGATACAATACTTTTCTGCAGCTCCATTGTTCATGATCTGGCTTGCCAAGCTGCAGCCATAGTGATGGAGAAGGAAAGTTCAGTCCCGTTGGAAGGTTCCCGGCCAACAGTTACAATATTGGGAAAATCAATTTCCGATAGAAAGGTTCCACGGGGCAGGACTGCGACCAAACGTACTTCAAGAGCCCAAAAAGCCAGGCAAAGACAGGTGGAAACAGATGCGAAAATTCCTTCTAATAAGACTCAGAATGATGAGAATGTGGATGAATCTTTGCCCCACATTGTTGGGCTTCCTAACAAGGTGGACAGCATGaagcctcctcctcctccaaagCTGGAATCCAAGTGCAACTGCACAATAATGTGA